The sequence below is a genomic window from Paenibacillus silvisoli.
CAGTTTCTTGCGGAAATTTTCCACGTCGGTCAGCTGGTGAATCAGCCCTCTGTACTCGAGGTCGTCCACGAGATCGAACGTGCTCTTTACGGTTTCATTTGCCATCGTAAATCCCTCCAAATTGGTATCCTAAACGTAAAAAAGACCCGCCCCTGTCATCGACAGGGACGAGTCATCGCGTTACCACCCTAATTGAGAACGCCGCGGCATTCTCCACTCTATGTCCCATAACGGCGGACAACCGTCCGTCCCTTCTGCAGGCGCCTGCAGTTTCGGGACGAGAAGCTCCGGAATGTAATTCACGTTCAACCTGTACCGGCTTGCACCAACCGCCGGCTCTCTGGAAGCAGAATTTGAACGCTGCTGAGTTCCTTCATCGCTTATACTGTAATGACTTGAGAATACTGTATACGAAAATGGAGCTGAATGTCAACTTGGCGAATGCTGAATTTTTTGGGAGGGTTTTGGGCTGTTCGCGTAGTAATCGTAATAGGAGAAAGCATGAATCAGCGAGGGGAGACGATACGTGATGTTTGATCCGACCATATTCGATAATTTGAAGGTAGCGATCGAGAATCAAGTCTACGATCTGGATAACATAGCCGGTCAGATCCTGATCACACATCGGATCGACCGGCTGGAGATGGCCGTGATGGCGCGCGTATTCGCGATTCAGTTTACGCTCGTGAACGGCGCGGGCATAACGGCCGAAATTCGGCTCGAAGCGTCTTTGAAGGATCTCGCGGGAGAGCTGTTGGATCAAGGCGGCAATCCCGGCTGCACGCTGCGGCTGCGGTTCTTTATGCCGGTTCACGATACGGCGGTCACGTGCAAGGCGGTCGAGGAGAAGCTGACGGCGATTTGGCAGCCGGAGCTGCCGCCTACGCAGACACTGAGCTTTGCCTATGGGGAGCAGCCGGTCAGCTATCATAACGAGATCGAGCTGCATTTCAACCGCAAGATCAACGAGGAGCAGATGGAGGATTTGCCGGAGCTGATCGACCATGTGATGCAATCGCTTGAGGCGTTGGACGAGCTGGGGTCATGAATGGCTCCAAGCATCAGCAGGTATAGGCGATAGCAATGGAAATCATAGGATATGGGTATTTAACGTCTCCCTCCACGCACGCTATGATAGTGACACGGAACAAGAGGGGGATGGTTAATCATGGATAAAAACGCGCGCAACGTTCGAAGCACCTTCGATGAGACGGCGGCGGTGTATGACGGCCAGCGGAGGAAGCTCATTCCTTGCTTTGACGACTTCTACGGCATAGCGGCCGCGCTGGCGCAAACGGAGGCCGAAGCCCCGTCGATACTGGATTTAGGCGCCGGGACGGGCTTGCTTTCTTCCCTCTTGCTGCAGCGTTATCCGCAGGCGAAGCTGACGCTCATCGACTTGTCCGATAATATGCTGGACATCGCGAGGCAGCGGTTCAAGGACGTCCCGGACGTCGCGCACCGATGTGAAGATTATACAAAATTCACGGCAGAGGGCGAGTTTGACTTGATCGTGTCCAGCCTGTCCATCCACCATCTTTCGGATGCGGATAAGCGGGCTTTATACCAGGCGAGCTTCGCCAATCTGAAGCCGGGCGGCATCTTTATTAATGCGGATCAGGTGCTGGGACACACGCCGTATGTGGATGACCTCTATAAGTCGGATTGGAAGCGGAAGGTGGAGGCCAGCGGCCTATCGGCGCCGGAAATCGCGGCTGCCTACGAGCGTACGAAGCTGGACCGGATGGCAGGTTTACAGGAACAGCTGGGCTGGCTGGAGCAGGCGGGCTTTGCGGACGTGGACTGCGTGTATAAGTATTTTAACTTTGTAGTGATGTACGGGAGGAAGCCGAAAGAGGGATTGGGATAAAACTATTATTCGTATGCAGTCGCAATAAGTGGCGCAGCCTGACCGCGGAGAAAGTTTTCGAGCAGGCACAGGGGTTTCAAGTCCGATCGGCGGGCACGGAGGAAGCGGCCAGAGTGAAAGTGACGAGCGGCCATATTGGCTGGGCGGATGTGATTTTCGCGATGGAGAAAAAGCATGTGCGTAGGCTGACAGATAAGTTCCGGGGCGAGCTTTCGGGCAAACGGTTGATATGTCTCGATATACCGGATGACTACCGGTATATGGACGAGGACCTTATTGAGATTCTAAAAGCAAGAGTGGCGGAGTATATCGAGCTTTCCGTTGAATAAAAAAAGCATCTGCGATAGCAGCTCGCCGTACGCCGCGAGTCAACCGCAGATGCTTTTTTTCTCATCAGGAGCATGAATCAATGGATCCATTCGATCCCTTGTTTCGCTAACGATTCCGCCCATCCCGAGGGGGGGGCTCGCTGTCCGAGATGATATAGTTGATGTCGGAGAGATCGGCTATTTTGGCCACCGTGCGCTTTCCGACCTTGGATGAATCCGCCAAGACGATGGAGGTTCTGGAGCATTTGATCAGCTTCCTCGTAAACAGCGCGCGCTCGTAGTCATAGCTCGTGACGCCGTTCTCGAGCGAGACGCCGTCCACGGACAAGAAGGACTTGTAGACGTAGAAGTCTTCCATCACTTTCTCGGAAATCGGACCGGACACCCGGAGATGCTTGGCGTCGATTTCGCCGCCGATGAAGATGATCCGTCCGTCGAAGCTGCCCTTCTTCTGGTATTCGACCAGCAGAATCAAAGTCGGGATCGAGCAGACGAGGATCGTTAAGCTGCGCTTGTCCTTGAGATGGTGGAGAATCTGCATGGCCGTGCTGCCTTCGTCGATGACGATCACGTCGTTATCCTCGATCATGCTTGCGGCGAGCATGCCGATCTTGCGCTTCTCGCCGGCATGGATCATTTCTCGTTCATGGTACGCCGGCTCGATTTCAACCTCCAGCTTCACCGCTCCGCCGTATACCTTCTTGAGCTTTCCCTCTTTCTCCAGGTCATCCAGATCGCGGCGGATCGTCTCCGTCGTAACCTCGAAATGCTGCGAGAGCTCGTTGACGATGACTTTGCCTTGAATCGCCAAGCTCTCGAGGATTCTTTTCTTACGTTCCTCGCTTGCCAAAGACATCTTGCTCGCTCCTTGATCGCAATAATCCGTTTCGCACCATTATACCAAACTTACCTTTATTGGTTGAAAATAAAAAATACATGCTGAATGGCTTCTTCAATGATGTCCATCGTTTGTAACAACGGAAAACAGAAAAAACCAACAACAATTATAAAAGGAACAAGGCGTGAAACGAGCGGGTTGCCGCAGGGAAGGATCGGCCCGAATTTTTGATCAATCCTTAAGTAAATGGGACTAAAAGGCGGGTATAATGAAGACAGCGCTATAGATGCCCAAAGGAGGAATTTTATGAGTCCGATGCTGAACAAACTGTGCGTGAAGACATTCAATAACACGAACGTCATTACGGAGATCGGCGTGGTGAAAAAGGTGAACAGCCGCACGATCCACGTGGACTGGGGCAAGAAGGTGTGGATTTACCAGAACCGCGATTTCCGCTGGAACCCGCTCACGGCGGAGGAATTCGCGGAGAAGTACGGCCGGAATAAATTTTCCCCGGAGGCTCTTGCCAGGGCGGAAGAGCTCGGTCTCGATATTCAGAGGCGCTAGGGACATCGGATCAGGGCAAACCGCGTCGACTTTATTCGACATCCTTCGCGGGAACTAAAATTTTGTGAAAATAGGATGCCTTAATCTCGCATCTGCTGATATAATAAGAGTCTACCTTTTTTATCCACTTGGAAGGAGATTCTATGCGTAGATATATCAGCCTAGTTATCGTGATGACGCTTCTGATCGGAAGTCTCGGCCTGTCAATGGCCACGGCAGCATCCTCTTATCCCTATCAAGCGAAAGTAAGCACCGCTGTGCTGAACGTGCGCAGCGAACCGTCCCTTCAAGCCTCGGTAGTCGGACAGTTTAAGAATGGCGATATCGTCACCGTGACGGACGAGGAAAGCGACGGCTGGGTACAGGTGAAACGAAATAAAATGACCGGCTGGGCGGCGGGCTACCTGCTCCGCAAGCTGGACAGCAAGGGCGCGGCGGGAAACCAAGCGGTCAGCACGCCGCCGACGAGCGGCAAGGTCAGCACCAGCCCAGGCTCTACCGCAACGGTGCTGGCGGACTCCCTTCGGATCCGTTCCGGTCCGGGCGTGAGCTATAAAGTGGTCGGATCGCTCGAGCAAGGGGAGCAGGTTACGATTACGGGCAGCCAGAGCGACTGGCTCAAAATCCGCACGACCGGCAGTCAATCCGGCTGGGTGGCCAAGGATTACGTCGGCAAAGGCGCCGCGAAGCCGAAGAGCTCCGGCAGAGGCTTGCGGGGCAAAGTGATCGTCGTCGATGCGGGCCACGGCGGAAACGATCCGGGCATGATCGGGACGACATACGATACGAAAGAGAAGGACCTGACGCTTAGCACCGCCAGCTATTTGAAACAGGAGCTTCAACGGCTTGGCGCGACCGTCATTATGACGCGGACGACCGACAGGAAGCCTGAGCTTTCCGAGCGCGTGCGAGTCAGCGAATCGGCAGACGCCGATGCGTTCGTGAGCATTCATTACAATTCGTCGGAGAAGCAGACATCCGGGACGCTGACGTTCTTCTATTCGGAGAAGAAGGACAGACCGCTCGCTCAGGCGGTGGAGGCCGAGCTGGCCGAGTCCGGCGGACTGCGCAGCAACGGCGTATCCTTCGGCGATCTTTACGTGTTGCGCGAGAACGATACGGTTGCCACGCTCGTGGAGCTTGGTTTTCTATCCAACCGCAAGGATGAAGGGACCGTCCGCGGCTCGGCTTATCAGAAGAAGGCGGCAGCGGCGATTGCCAGAGGCTTGGCGAATTATTTTGGCTGATACATAACGAAAGCACCTCTGCGGGAAGTTTGGGGAGATGACCGTCCCCGGCTTCTTGAAGAGGTGTTTTTATGTGGAGACTTCTTCGTGAATTTTAGTCCTGTGGGCAGTTTAAAATCTCGTTGTTATTCGGTAGAATAATAGATAGCAATGCAGCCTGCAGCCGCTCATCTCCTGCGAGGGAGACGGGCTTTTTTTAGTGTCGGCCGCTTGATTCCGCTTTGAAACCGAAATGTAACTCTTCTGTAACGATATCGGTTTGGAAGCGTCTTATAATCAACGAAGTAGCCTTACGACAGGCCAATCAATCAGTCAGCAAGAGGGGGCGGGGCCCCTAAAGTCAGAAGGAGAAATGCTATTATGCCAAAACCAATCGGAAACAGCGGACGTTATATGCCTGGACTGGATGGTCTGCGGGCGATCGCCGTCATTGCGGTCATCGCATATCATCTGAATTTATCGTGGGTGCCGGGCGGGCTGCTGGGTGTCGGCATATTTTTTGTTCTATCCGGTTATTTGATTACCGATATATTACTGAAGCAGCAAAGCCAGACAAGGCGGCTGAACCTGAGCGATTTCTGGATTCGCCGGGCTCGGAGGCTGCTGCCGGCGATGCTGCTCATGCTCGGCCTGGTGTCGGGCTGGCTGCTGTTAACCGATCCGGCGCGGCTTATGGGGCTGAGGGGCGAAATCGGCTCGGCGCTGCTTTATACAAGCAACTGGCGGTTGATCTTTCACGAAGTGTCGTACTTCGAAAGCTTCGGGCCGCCTTCGCCGTTTGGCCATCTATGGTCGCTTGCCGTCGAGGAGCAGTTCTATCTCGTATGGCCGCTAGTGCTGGCGCTGCTCGTTCGGTGGGTGCCGCAGCGAGGGAAGCTGGCCCTGACGATAATGGCCGCGGCTGGTTTGTCGGCCGGGTTGATGGCGGTGTTATACGAGCCGGGACTTGATCCGAGCCGCGTTTATTACGGAACGGACACAAGGGCGTTCGCGTTGTTGATCGGCGCTGCGCTGGCCGCGATTTGGCCAAGCTGGAAGCTGTCCCCGGTCGCCTCGCGGAAGACGGGCATCGTGCTCGATATCGCCGGCTTCGGCGGATTGGCGGGCGTGCTGTATATGATCGCAACCGCAGGCGAATACGATAGCAGCTTGTACCGCGGCGGCATGGTGGCGCTGTCGGCTGCCTCGGCGGCGGTCGTGGCTTCGCTGGCGCATCCGGCAAGCCGGATTTCGCGCGTGATCGGCTGCAAGCCGCTGCAATGGTTGGGCGTGCGGTCTTACGGCATCTACCTGTATCATTATCCGGTGATTGCACTGACGACGCCTGCGGCGGAAGCGGGCGAGTTCCATCTGGTCCGGGCGCTGATTCAAACCGCGGCGACGATTGTGCTTGCCGAGCTGTCCTGGCGCTTCATCGAGGAGCCGATCCGCCAAGGCGCGATCGGGAAGCTTGCCGCTTGGATGAAGCGGGTTATGTGGCGCTTCGATCGCGGACGTCATTCGATGCGCGAGAACCGCGCTTTGCTGCTGCTGTCGTTGAGCATGCTGATGGTCGTCAGCGTATCTTGCTCGACGCAGCTGTATGCGATTGAAGGCAAGGGCTCAAAGCAAGCGCTGTCCAGCGTTCCGATTGTCACTCCGAAGCATCCTGCATCGGAGGGGGATGCCGGTTTTGACCAGGCAGCCGGTGGTGTCGATGGCACGGCTGATGATTCGGGGCAGCAAGGAGAGGCGAGCGACGCAGAGCTGGAAACGGGTGCGGATGCTGACGGCTCCACGATTGGAGACGTTGGAGGCGTAGAGACTGATGGAGCAGCTGCTGATGGGTCCGGTTCCGGTGGGGCGAGCCCCGATGAAGTAGTCTCCGGCGAGACAGGTGCTGACGGCGGGAAGTCGAGCGGGGCGAACGGAGCGCATGAAGAAGCTGATCCGGGCAAAGCAGAGGCTGGGAAGGGAGATGCGGGTTCAGGCTCAGGTTCGGATTCGGGCGCAGTGAAGCCTGGCGGCAAAGGGGCTGATTCCGGCACGAAGAAGCCCGGCGACTCGGGGGTTCCGGCGCAAGGCGCCGATGGCGGCGCGGTTGTGAAGCCGGGCGAGGACGTGAAGGGCGCTGCCGAACAACCGTCGGAAGCTGGCGGCAAAACGCCGGCTCCGGGAAGCGTGACGGTGATCGGCGACTCGATTATTTTGGACGCGAAGCCTTATTTGGAGGCGCTCATAAAGGGCGTCGTGGTCGACGGCAAGATCGGCCGCCAAATGTCCGAAGCCGACGAGCTGGCGCTCGAGCTGAAGGGGCAGAACAAGCTCGGCGAAACGGTCATCGTCGAGCTGGGAACGAACGGCTCGTTCTCCGAGAAGCAGCTGAACGCGCTGCTGACCGCGATCGGAAGCGGGCATAAAGTAATTCTCGTGAACACGCGCGTTCCGCGCAAATGGCAGGATGTCGTGAACGGCATGCTTGCCGATAAAGTCAGCCGCACCCCAGGCTTGTCGCTGATCGATTGGTACGCGGCCAGCAAGGGACAGGAGGACTTCTTCGGCAAAGACGGCGTCCATCTGAAGAAGACCGGAGCGAAGTTCTTCGCTCAGCTGCTGGCGGATTCGCTTGCGAAGTCGAACTAACAACAAGAAGCCCCCGTACGGCCTGCTATGGCAGCAGGCTGCTCGGGGACTTTTTTTCTAGCAAGAAGGGTAGGGCATGATATCGTTGATTTGGTTGAACGGATAGTGGAAGGTCGCGAATTGCTGCGCGTACAAATATTGCATCACGTACACTTGACCGCCTTGCACGCCGCAGAGCACGCCGGAGACGCCTTGGCCGTTGCGCAGCGAGATGCCGACGGGGCGGCCGGTCAAATACATCGCTTTCTGCTGCAGCGACATGTTCATTTGTCCCTGACCGCCGGGACTTTGATGACCTGGACTTCCTGGACTTGGCATGAACACGGAGAATCACTCCTTGACGAGGTTGTGTAACGACCCTTGCTCGTATCCCGGAATCAGTCTATGCTCGTGCGGGTTACATGCCCGCGGCTGTTGCCTACGACGCTAGCTGAGGCAGAGAAGAATATGGTGAAGAGCAACCAGCGGCCCTCGGCGCATCCAACAATTTGTATGATTTATCGTACGCATTTCCGGAATGGGAGCTTCAAAACGGATAAATAGATGATATTTCGTACAAAATCGGCGTTTTCTACGTTAGCGCTGCTTGTTCTGTGTGGTTTTTCGTACAGATTCCCGAAATCAGCGTGTCAAACGTTGGATGGAGCATGAAATTTCGTACAAACCGCCGCGAGCAGGAGCGTCGTTAAATTCCGAAGGCAAAAAAAAACCCTATCCGGCAGCCCGGATAGGGTTTTTCGCGTCCTCGCGGACGAAGAGATACAGAAAGGCCGACGCGATCAGGACGACGCCAGCGACGCACCACGCGGCCGATATGGACACGTACTGCGCGATATAGCCGTGAATGAAGGAGCCGAGCAAGCCGCCCAGCTGCAGGAACAGCGAGTTCAGCGACTGCATCGTGGAGCGGTTGCTTTCGTTCAGCTGCCGATTGAACATGGCGGTGTCCGGCGCGCTGGCCATGCCGTTGCTCATGAACAGGATGAAATAGAAAGCGGTAAAGCCGGCTACGCCGTGCTGGGCGGCTAGCACCAAGAACAAGACGCCTAGCGCCGAACGCAAGCCGAAGAGCAGCGTTGACGCCGGTACGCGAAGCAGCTTGGATAGCGGCGTGAACAGCAAGCCGCCCGCGGAGGCGGAAATGAAATAGCCGGCGGTCAACAAACCGAACTGCCAGGTGGCGGAATCCGGTCCGAGCATACTCTTCACCTGCGGCTGCCAGTACGTTTCCAGTCCGGAGAACGCAAAGCCCCAAGCCAAGGAGGTAATGAGCAGGAGCAGCACGGCAAGCTGCTTAAAGCCGTATTGAACGGCATCGGATACCAGCAGCGGCAGACGGCGGAAGCCGTCCAGCGCGCTTGCGGTTCTGCTGGCATGAACCTGCTCGATAACGAGTCTCGACGTAAGGACATACTGCACCAAGATCATCAGCGCCATGACGATAAAGTTAATCGAGTAAATCCCTGCGCCGAAGTCTGTCGTCAGCCAGCCGAGCACGTCGGGCAGCGCGCCCCCGGCCAGAGCGCTGACGCCCATGGCAAGCGGGATGAAAATATTCGCTTTCGCCAGCTTGCTGCTCAGGTCGCCATCCGGCTCTAGCCGGTTGAACTCGTCCACGAACCAGGCGTCGATTGAGCCGGACGACAACGCCCTGGCCGTTCCGAACAGCACGTAACCGATCATTAACGTGGCGATGTTCCATGACAGCATGACGAGCAGTACCGCTCCGAGCATAAAGAGCAGAGAAATCAGGTACACGCGCTTCCGGCCCAGCGAATCCGACAAACCGCCCGTCGGCAGCTCGAGCAGCAGCACGGCTGCGGAAGAAACGGCGAAGATAAGTCCGATTTGCTGCAGGTTCAGTCCTTTTTCGAGCATGAACAAGCTGGATACCGGCAAAATCAAGCCGATGATGAACCAATGAAGCGATTGATTGAGCGTATAAACGAAGACTAATTTCGATACGGGTTTCATCCGGTGCTTCCTCCTAACGAAGTCAAAGCCTAGTCTAAGGCCTAAAGCGAGATTGGACAAGAGGATAACACCTGGTTCCAACCGCGTAGACGCGTTAAATGGATAAAGAGAAAAAGGTTGAATTTTCCACTCGTTTGTCGGACAATCAGGATAGACGGTACATTGGACCTAAAATGATGTCGAAAACGGTGGAAGATTTTATTCGTTTTGGGAATGCTATACGTGTGCGAAATGCGGTGTTAATTTATTGTTAGAAAACTTGACACAAAGAGGCAGAAAAGCGGTAAATGATGCATAAAAATAGTTTACAAAAAGGAAGAATCGCCGTATATTTGATACAGGTCAAACAAATGCTAAAATAGGTTTTTTACAAATGTTCAGACTGGGGTTAGCAGAAACCAATTAACGGAAACGAGGGGCAGAAAATCATGAAAAAAAGTCTTTTCACGATCCTGATTTGCATCCTGGCGTTCACTCTGGTTGTCGGTTGCGGCAGCAAGAATAACAACGCGGGCGGAAATGCCGGCACCAATGCAGGCACGAATGAAGGTACGAAAGAAACTTCGTTCAAAGCGGGTATGGTTACGGACTCCGGTACGATCGACGACAAATCGTTCAACCAAGGCACTTGGGAAGGTCTGCAGCGTGCGACGAAAGAACTGGGCGTTGATTCCAAGTATTTGAAACCGGCCGGCACGACGGAAGCCGACTACCTGAAAGAAATCGGCAACCTGTACGATGCAGGCTTCAAAGTTATCGTTGCTCCGGGCTTTAAGTTCGAAACGGCGATCTACGCGGCGCAAGATAAATATAAAGACGCGAAGTTCGTTATCATCGACGGCACTCCGCATACGGCTGACGATTTCACGCCGGTCGTGAAAGAGAACACGGTTTCGATCTTCTTCGCCGAGCACGAGTCCGGCTTCATCGCGGGCGTTGCTACAGCTCTTCAATTGAAAGAAGGCGAAGCGGGCTTCATCGGCGGCATGGAAATTCCGGCGGTTCAGAAGTTCAATTGGGGCTTCCAGCAAGGCGTGAAATACGCGAACGACAACCTGGGCACGAAGATCTCCATTAAGAAAGAGAACGTCGTTTACCAAGGCAGCTTCGACAACGTAGCGGCAGGCGGCCAACTGGCGGCGCAAATGTTCGACCGCGGCGTAAAAGTCATCTTCACGGCAGCGGGCGGCGTAGGCGTAGGCGCGATCAACGAAGCGAAAACGCGCGCTAAAGCAGGCAAAGAAGTATGGATCGTCGGCGTAGACGGCGACCAATTCAAAGACGGCGTGTATGAAGGCGACAAGTCGGTCATCATTACATCCGCTATGAAGAAAGTCGACGCTGCATCGTTTGATATGATGAAAGCGGAGCAAGACGGTAAATTCCCGGGCGGCCAAACATTGACGT
It includes:
- a CDS encoding acyltransferase family protein, giving the protein MPKPIGNSGRYMPGLDGLRAIAVIAVIAYHLNLSWVPGGLLGVGIFFVLSGYLITDILLKQQSQTRRLNLSDFWIRRARRLLPAMLLMLGLVSGWLLLTDPARLMGLRGEIGSALLYTSNWRLIFHEVSYFESFGPPSPFGHLWSLAVEEQFYLVWPLVLALLVRWVPQRGKLALTIMAAAGLSAGLMAVLYEPGLDPSRVYYGTDTRAFALLIGAALAAIWPSWKLSPVASRKTGIVLDIAGFGGLAGVLYMIATAGEYDSSLYRGGMVALSAASAAVVASLAHPASRISRVIGCKPLQWLGVRSYGIYLYHYPVIALTTPAAEAGEFHLVRALIQTAATIVLAELSWRFIEEPIRQGAIGKLAAWMKRVMWRFDRGRHSMRENRALLLLSLSMLMVVSVSCSTQLYAIEGKGSKQALSSVPIVTPKHPASEGDAGFDQAAGGVDGTADDSGQQGEASDAELETGADADGSTIGDVGGVETDGAAADGSGSGGASPDEVVSGETGADGGKSSGANGAHEEADPGKAEAGKGDAGSGSGSDSGAVKPGGKGADSGTKKPGDSGVPAQGADGGAVVKPGEDVKGAAEQPSEAGGKTPAPGSVTVIGDSIILDAKPYLEALIKGVVVDGKIGRQMSEADELALELKGQNKLGETVIVELGTNGSFSEKQLNALLTAIGSGHKVILVNTRVPRKWQDVVNGMLADKVSRTPGLSLIDWYAASKGQEDFFGKDGVHLKKTGAKFFAQLLADSLAKSN
- a CDS encoding DeoR/GlpR family DNA-binding transcription regulator, producing the protein MSLASEERKKRILESLAIQGKVIVNELSQHFEVTTETIRRDLDDLEKEGKLKKVYGGAVKLEVEIEPAYHEREMIHAGEKRKIGMLAASMIEDNDVIVIDEGSTAMQILHHLKDKRSLTILVCSIPTLILLVEYQKKGSFDGRIIFIGGEIDAKHLRVSGPISEKVMEDFYVYKSFLSVDGVSLENGVTSYDYERALFTRKLIKCSRTSIVLADSSKVGKRTVAKIADLSDINYIISDSEPPPRDGRNR
- a CDS encoding N-acetylmuramoyl-L-alanine amidase — its product is MRRYISLVIVMTLLIGSLGLSMATAASSYPYQAKVSTAVLNVRSEPSLQASVVGQFKNGDIVTVTDEESDGWVQVKRNKMTGWAAGYLLRKLDSKGAAGNQAVSTPPTSGKVSTSPGSTATVLADSLRIRSGPGVSYKVVGSLEQGEQVTITGSQSDWLKIRTTGSQSGWVAKDYVGKGAAKPKSSGRGLRGKVIVVDAGHGGNDPGMIGTTYDTKEKDLTLSTASYLKQELQRLGATVIMTRTTDRKPELSERVRVSESADADAFVSIHYNSSEKQTSGTLTFFYSEKKDRPLAQAVEAELAESGGLRSNGVSFGDLYVLRENDTVATLVELGFLSNRKDEGTVRGSAYQKKAAAAIARGLANYFG
- a CDS encoding MFS transporter, giving the protein MKPVSKLVFVYTLNQSLHWFIIGLILPVSSLFMLEKGLNLQQIGLIFAVSSAAVLLLELPTGGLSDSLGRKRVYLISLLFMLGAVLLVMLSWNIATLMIGYVLFGTARALSSGSIDAWFVDEFNRLEPDGDLSSKLAKANIFIPLAMGVSALAGGALPDVLGWLTTDFGAGIYSINFIVMALMILVQYVLTSRLVIEQVHASRTASALDGFRRLPLLVSDAVQYGFKQLAVLLLLITSLAWGFAFSGLETYWQPQVKSMLGPDSATWQFGLLTAGYFISASAGGLLFTPLSKLLRVPASTLLFGLRSALGVLFLVLAAQHGVAGFTAFYFILFMSNGMASAPDTAMFNRQLNESNRSTMQSLNSLFLQLGGLLGSFIHGYIAQYVSISAAWCVAGVVLIASAFLYLFVREDAKNPIRAAG
- a CDS encoding low molecular weight protein tyrosine phosphatase family protein: MKLLFVCSRNKWRSLTAEKVFEQAQGFQVRSAGTEEAARVKVTSGHIGWADVIFAMEKKHVRRLTDKFRGELSGKRLICLDIPDDYRYMDEDLIEILKARVAEYIELSVE
- a CDS encoding BMP family lipoprotein, with amino-acid sequence MKKSLFTILICILAFTLVVGCGSKNNNAGGNAGTNAGTNEGTKETSFKAGMVTDSGTIDDKSFNQGTWEGLQRATKELGVDSKYLKPAGTTEADYLKEIGNLYDAGFKVIVAPGFKFETAIYAAQDKYKDAKFVIIDGTPHTADDFTPVVKENTVSIFFAEHESGFIAGVATALQLKEGEAGFIGGMEIPAVQKFNWGFQQGVKYANDNLGTKISIKKENVVYQGSFDNVAAGGQLAAQMFDRGVKVIFTAAGGVGVGAINEAKTRAKAGKEVWIVGVDGDQFKDGVYEGDKSVIITSAMKKVDAASFDMMKAEQDGKFPGGQTLTFDIKNDGVGLPAENPNLSEDTITKVADVTAKLKSGEIKVAAEQGSLIK
- a CDS encoding class I SAM-dependent methyltransferase; protein product: MDKNARNVRSTFDETAAVYDGQRRKLIPCFDDFYGIAAALAQTEAEAPSILDLGAGTGLLSSLLLQRYPQAKLTLIDLSDNMLDIARQRFKDVPDVAHRCEDYTKFTAEGEFDLIVSSLSIHHLSDADKRALYQASFANLKPGGIFINADQVLGHTPYVDDLYKSDWKRKVEASGLSAPEIAAAYERTKLDRMAGLQEQLGWLEQAGFADVDCVYKYFNFVVMYGRKPKEGLG